The Pogoniulus pusillus isolate bPogPus1 chromosome 21, bPogPus1.pri, whole genome shotgun sequence genomic interval GCAAGTAGGTGTTGTTTATACCAGTTTGATGTTTGCATTACAAGGTTCTGGGTGTTGAAGCTAGGTGCTAGCATTGATTTACGTGGTGCTTTGGTTTTAACTGTGATTTCACATGTTTATTGAAAGGCTACAGTAGCATACAGTTACTCAAAACATAGCAAAAATCTACATAAAACAGAGTTTTTTTAATATTTGAGTGTTCCAAAAGTTAAAGGTACATggtaacaacaataataataaaaaatcatTTTGCCTGTGTCTGCATGACTCTTGCTCAGTAAACACAATTTGGGTAAGGTTCCATTCCCCGGTTGTAGGCAGCTTTCACAATATTACTGTTTtaatccagcagtgctcctgtgATTGTTCTCCTTCCTGACCCGATggagaattagaatcatagaattgttttcatTTGAGGAGATCTTTAAAAATCATTAGGTCAAATAACTAATccggcactgccaggccaccacttAACCATGCCCCACAGGTAGTTAGCTTAATGAGCTAACAATTTTGGGGTGCAAATCCTCATGGagatgctttttcttttttgtttagcTTAGGATATCTGAAATTTTTGTTTTCTGACCTTGGTTGCTTCATTTCCAAGAGAAATTTgttgggctgcatccaaagaaaagtgaccagcagatcaagggaggggattctgcccctctactccactttgCTAGACACAATCTGCACTGCTATGTCCTAGGTCTAGAGTCTTCAGCACAGGAAAAGTATGGATCTGCTGGAGTATCTCTagaggaggtaaaaaaaaatgttcagaaGGCTGgaccacctctcctgtgaagaaaggctgagagagttggggtggttcagcctggagaaggctccaaggagaccttagtgcAGACTAAGGAGCCTAGGAGAAAGATTGAACTGACTTCATAGCAGTGCCtgttgtgacaagacaaggggtgatggttttaaactaagagGGAAGATTTTGACTGCAGTATTTTACACtaagggtagtgaaacactggtaCAGATTGCCCAGAATGGTGGGCAATCCATGCCTGATCCATGGAAGCATTCCAGGACTGAAACTGGGTTGTGATTAACCcgatctagttgcagatgttcctgctgagtgcagggagattggactagacagcctttaaaggtcccttccaacttaaaccattctatgattttattaacAACAATGTCACAAGGAGTTATGATTATAGAGAGAAAAATTACTAGGAAAAGTCCTTcggaggaaggagaaagatcTAACGGAGATGTAGTGTAGAAAGGCAACCAGGGAAGAAACATTCAGCGCTGACCTATACTGCTAAGCAGTGAGGATGTTGTGGTTTTAGACAGGCTGGAGTTGTACTCATAGATAAAGCAAATTTCTGCAGCAATACCTGCGCAGTATTGGTCTGCCCAGCTTGCCAGACCTCTTCAGACACAAAGCGGCTTCACTGCAAATGGATTTCAGGATCATGTATGTAACCATGACACTCATGCAGTACAGAGCCTGTTTGGTGGGACACATCTGAGCCTTCTTACCTTCAGATCAAGTCCTGCAGCAGGCCAGTTTTCAGTGGCAGTGGGGCTATATCAGGGCTTCTTGCATAGGAAAGCTGGACAGTCTGTACTCTTGGTGCAGGGGCATCGAAAAAAACAATGTGAAGACAGCAGGTAGATGTCTTCCATTCTCAGTTCAGAAAAACCCAACTGGGCAGGTCAATTGGACCATTCAGGTGAATTACTCTGCACATCATCTTGCtttcatttatttctttttccatcATTTCTTTCAGTTGACTATAATGCATAGccaccttccttcctttttagcATTACCTGGtacacattttctttcttacaAGGCAGGGCGTTTTTTGTCCGAGCTTGAGGTGTGTGTCAGTTGTGGCTACAAGTGGATCACACCCCCATTACAAAAGGTTAATGTCTTCCAGAGGTGCTGTGCTTCTACGTGTGTTTGGGGCTCAGCTCCTCATGCCATTTTAGAGACTAAGTGGGACTGGTTTGAAATATGAGAAATGTTTTTCACTCAGCACAGATCCAACTAGGCACTTTTGGAGGGTAAGTTGTTGTGATATTCTGcttcctcaccctctcctcaaaTCCAAGGTCACTGTGCTTAGCAGGCACATGATAAGCATGAGAATGTGTTTCCAGTTTGCATGTATTTGCCATTTAGGCAACATGTAGTCAATATTCAGCACTCTCAAACCGTAAGGTCTGTCCTTCATGCTCAGCATAGCTGTTCCCCAGTGGTAGTGGCCCATACCGATAGGTCTCCACAGTCTCAGACGGTTTGGACTTTGTGGAGACTGGGTCATGCTGGTAGAGTAATGCTGATTTTATCATCCCAAAGTCTTCGTGTATCTTCATCCCTGAATAGACAGCACCTGAGATGTTTTCTGCCACATGGGTATAGCTCTGCAGATTTTTCATGTCACAGAGGTCATCGCTGTATTTTAGTGTGGATGGCTTGTAGGCCTGGTAGGACACCTTGGTGGTTGTTGTGATGACTGTTTGCAGTGGTGGGGCTATGGGAGAGGGGCTGGCACCATACCTACAGGCATAGTCCCCACTGTAGTAAGGGTGGCTAGTGGTTGTTTGCATCTGTCCATAGTCGCTCCGGTCTCCAGTGCCAGATTTCCCCCAAGCTGGTTTCAGACCATAATGTCTGCTGTGATTATCAAAGCTCTTATCATGGGTGGTCACAGCATTGTAGTGAGAGCCATTTAAAGTGAGGGGGTCTGCATCAACAGGAGAACTTGCAAAATCTTTGTAAAATGTTGAATAAGGGCTGGAGCCTATAAAGGTAGGAACTCCAAACTCATAGCTGCATGGCTTGGGCATGTAGATACGTGGATTGGGGCACTTAGGGTATGGCATTAGCTGGTCCTCTTGGAAGCTGGCTGAGTCATAAGGTGCTTTGTAGAGGTCAGTATTTTGCAGTGAAGGGTAAGACTGGGCTGGAATTGGAAAACTGCTGTCTGTGATGTTGCCAGCCCTTTCTGGACCATCCATACAGGACAGACTCTGTAGGTTGTTGGTGTAACCGCTGCCATCGTGGTACCTTCCTGCCTGGCAAAGAGAAGTGTAGATCTTTAAGATTCTGGAATCAGTAACACCTGCACACAAATGTACATCTCAACACTTGTATTATTGCTTCAAGCTCCAAATGAACAGAGGTACGGCAGCGTAAAGCTTTGTTTTGCCCTAGAATCGATGGTTCATGCTTATGACACATTAACTGCCTGATGACTTTAACTTACCTCTAAGTTTAGAGGTCTCTTTTTCTGGGCATGGTGGAAAGAGGACATTTGCTTCTTAATTGCACTTCGTCTTGCCTCTGCCTCCAATTTACTCTCTGGCCTGGGGTGATCATGGACTCCTTTAGCCTAAATTAGAATTAACAAAGTATTAGATGAAACGTAGAAAAAGTAAGTAAAGGGAAAATGCAGTATGCAGAATGAGAGGTAGCTCCAGCATGGTCTGTGGGTTGgtagaagagaagaggaaggagaagataAGCAACAAGAAAGGATTAAAtgccaaattaaaaaaaaatgtgattttCAGGTAGATAAATGGAGAAAGTAAGGCAAAAGTCAGTGGGGTCTGCTGACCTGATGGAGGAGCAAAGGTGTTACTGATGTTTATGACATGCAGGAGTAGCTAACTAGAACCAAGGGGAAAAATACTAAAAATTTAGTTTGATTGGTTTCCTGCAAAACTGGATGTCAGTTCTACTTTGTAACAAGCAGCATTAAAACAGTACAAATATGCTTTGTAGAGCTTTAATGGCACTGAATGACAAATATTCTCGAGTCTAAACAATAAACACCTTCTTGAACAGAAAAGTAGGgtaagaagaaatggcctcaggtttcACCAGGGAAAGTTTAGGTTGAAGagtaggaacaatttcttcatggaaaggaTTTTCaagccctagaacaggctgtctCTGGAAGcagtgaagtccccatccctggaggaatttatGAGACAAACAGATGTCGTGCTGGAGGACATTATTtaatggtgacctggcagtgctgggttaacagtgggacttgatgatcttggagctctctcccaaccaaaacaattctatgattctatatcctgGAGTCCACCCAGAGATGCTCTGCTCTGGAAACATCTGTGGATATGCAGATCTAGGTAGCCAAAGCTATAGTGGGCTGTGATTAAACATACCCATTACATTCCCATGAATGGACCTACATAAAGTCTCTAATACAAAGTAGGAAACTTAAAATTgttttaaaaatgcttttttcAAATAGAAATTAATGTTTAAGCAAGGATTTATCAACTATTTTGATGGCAAAAATCTTTAGTTCTTCCATATGCACAGTGGAATATctgaataataataacaacaataataataataatattgcAGATGAGGAATTTGAAGTGTGGCCAGTCTGATCCTATTTGACTGGAAAATAGAATTCAGTGCAGTATaggccaagaaaaaaaataataatgcaGTAGATAATGAAATCTCATAGAACAGTCTTTTTGTGAAAAATTTGTGCCATGTTATTAAAAAAGGACCAAATCAACACAAAATTTCAAACTCTaactttctatttttttttttctggacaaTTTTTAAATCCTCCTCAAATTTTAAAGGTTATTTTCACACAAAGTAATTTTTTTACCTTTTAGTATGTGCAATGAAAGTAAGGCTTTCCTTTATTTAAATAGAAAATAAGTATCAGGTCCTTCGTCACATGTCACATGTGCAGGACCACCTTTTTTTTCATATGTGTGTACTGTAAACAGGAGAATTTAGACATCAGTGATGATGCTCATTAAAATTGAATATAGTTAGCTCTTAattgctgctttaaaaaaaaaaagacagacagTGCTGCTATTTGTTTTTACCATGTTTTTACTACAGAGGAATTCAGTCATAGACCAAATCCCCACCAGGCTTAGTGCTACACAAAGGAACAAtatgaggagagggagaaaaatctTTTATATACATAGATATGATTCATATACAGATGATGTCATTTATATGTGTgcacatgtgtatatatatgttttaCCTGGAAAAATATTGCTTTGCCATCAAGCCTCCAGAAGTTAGTGACTGGGTAGCCACTGTGTCCTCGGCAAGGAATCAGCTCAAGGGCAGAATTACAGTTTGGGCAGGCTTTCTCTGTGAATGGAAGTGAAGAAACCACTAAAGAGACCAGGCAAAGGTGAAATTGCTGTCTGAGACTAATCAGAGCTTGAGAACAATGCGGTAAGCCTTCACTGAAGTTCAGACTGAAACAGGATGTTCAAGGAAATGCAACAGACTACCAAGCACAACCAAATGGTATGAACAAGAGTTGGGTACTTGATGCAAATGCCAGTGAGTTGACTAAAAGATGGGACATTTGAACTAGCTACGAGGAAGGAATCTTTTACAGTAggctggtgaaacactggcatgggttgcccggAAGGGTAGCAgataccccatccctggaaaccacactgtgagcaacctgatataATTGACAGTGTCCCTGTTCACTGTGAGAGAGTTGGATTAGATGGGGATTGGTTTTTGCTCCCaggcacagaacaaggggacacagtctcaagttgtgccagaggaggtatgggctggatattaggaggaagttcttccctgagagagtgatttgccattggaatgggctgcccagggaggtggtggagtcgctgtccctggaggtgttcaagaaaaacctggatgaggcacttagtgccatggtctagttgattggacagggctgggtgttaggttggactggatgattttggaagtctcttccaacttggttgatcctatgacctttaaaggtctcttctaacccaaacaaTCCCAATTCTTGTAATGCATATTAAATAGGGGATTTTAGCTCCATTTCCCCTGAAGTAGAGTCAGGCATTAATAAAGTTTGGCAATAAATCTATTCATCACAATTTTGACAATTATGCCTTAGTCTACACACAAGTAAAGCTGCAGACTAAGGCATAAATTGGAAGGCATAATTTAGAAATCAAATCCAGATGCAAGAGATGAGGGCCCATGGGTATCCCATCTCTTTTGGTGCTGCTCACTTTGTTGCTTCTGACGAGCCTTGTCACATATTGCAGGGCGAAGCTGGAGCCGGGCACCACTGGGCAATGAGCAGCTCCGGGCAcaaaccaccacccccaggcaggactTCTTGAGGATCTGGCAGTTGTGGTTGTTGGTGTTACGCATGGCCCAGCCACTGAGGTGTCTCTGTGCATTTTTCTCCTCACTGGAGTAGATGAAGCGCACATAGCCGTCAGGCCATTCCTGGAAGGTATCAAAGTGCTTGGGCTCCTGTAGTAGGAAATGCAGGGGTAGGATGATAGAGCAGTAATGAAGAGAGCAAGAGAATGCTATCAGAACATTGTAACTTGATGGTATTGTCCTGTTACAAAATACCTAATAGGGGAAATGGACTTTTTCCTGACCCctcaagcaaccaaaaaaaaaccccaaactgaaatggCAGCTCTCTAAAAGGTGACACCCTGAGCTTCCATGTCTCAAGAGCGCTGGGACTAAGCATTATGAGGCTGTACCTTGCagttgggttcagttttggaccacTCAAtgcaagaaaatcctggaggtgctagagcaggtccagcaaagggctgtgaagctggtgaagagtatAAAGCACAAGTtctgtgaggaacagctgaaggaactggtgCTATTTAGCCTTGAgataaggtagttgtagagagcaagaaagtCTCCACTCAGTCTCCTTAACATAGATTGTAGCGAGATGGAGTTCAGTCTCTTAAGTAGCacatgataggatgagaggaaatggcttcaggttgtgccaggggaggattacATTGAATATTAGCAACTTTATTtgaagaaacttttcctgagccctggaacaggctgatgAAGGCAGTGGcggggtcactgtccctggagaaatTTTACTAAGtgtgtaggtgtggtgctgaaggacatgatttagtggtgacctaGCAGTACTGAATTAGTAGTTGGATTTgatcatcttgaaggtcttttctaacctaaatTACTCTAGGATTCTGAAAGTAAGTCAAGAGCCTTTCTTCTTTTGCCTTATAATCCACAGCAACATGGTCTGTCCTTGCAAATGCCTCTTTGCATTGAGGTTACCCAGCTcttgaatactgtattcagttttgggctccccagtttaagaggggcagggatctgctggagagggtccagcagtgggctatgaggatgattagggaactgaacggcatggcttatgaggagaggctgagggacctggggctttttagtctagaTCAGAGAAGACTTAAAAGGGATTTGAttaatgtttctaagtatctggaggctggccaggagcgggggacaggctctgctcatttgcttcctgtgataggacaaggagcaatgggtgttaagttgcagcaaaagaggttccacctcaatacaaggggaaacttctttactgtaagggtcacagaacactggaacaggctctccagagaagttgtggggtcttcttctctggggactttcaaggcctgtctggatgtgttcctgtgtgatctgtgttagatagtattgtcctgctctggcagggagttcagactcaatgatctccttgggtcccttccaacctctaatatcctgtgattctgtgaactctaGGAGATCAACATCATTGTCAGATTGTACTGACTGGTCTAGCACCAATACACCTGGACAGGACAGAAGCCACCCTGCTCCACCCTACTCATGCATGCTATTACCATCTCCTTGTTTTGGAGCCATGCACCTGTATGCTGGAACCTAAAAATTTCAGctaagcatttttttttaaagtgcaaCCAATATGAATTGAATAaagcttctggaaaaaaaaaagtttatcaCTGCAGAAGTATTTCCTATATATGGTTCAGAGAGAGAACATTTCAGTTTGGGATTTTACTGGCTTTCTGGAGTTCCTTGCCAAAATACAATTATCAGAGCAATGAAAGAACAAGTAAGGCTTTGAACTCCAAATATTTACAGTGCAGGTAAAAGGTTCCTGCAACACTCATTTACCGTAGGTATGTACTACATGTGACCAATGCCAGGGAATGAAGGTAAACACCAGCATGAACTATTAGCAGTAACTCATTCTCCATGGGATCTGTAAAATTAATTGAGCTCTAAGATGAAAAAACTGtaaatcaacaacaacaaaaaaaaaggcatttggaGCTCGCAGCTGCAGGAAAGTGAAGTGCTCATTGACAATAAAGTGTCACAACCTGGTGAAATATTTAGGTAACTTGAATTACAGCAGCAGTAAACAATCTACCCCATCTTCTTTTCAGTATTTCTTTAAATGGGGaatgagggagaaaaaaacaagccaGACAACAGAGCTAAGGATGGGCTTAGGAGTTCACACAGAGCAATCCAAAGCTGTATATCAAATCCATATTTTTATTACAAGCTATTTTGTAAAGACTCTCACAGCCCATCCAGACACATGGAATTCTGTTTGATAGGCTGTAAGAGAAGTAAAGCAGCTACAGAATGAAGCTTTGCTCAGAGGAGAGGTTTTTCCTCTAGCACCCACAGTCACCATAAATATTTCCACCACATCCTTTCTCCCTGCCCCCACGTACCTGTGGCAGCTTAGGGTCGTTGATGTCCCAGGTGAGCTTCatgctgggggcagctgcagacagcaagtcCGGGTTTTTTATGGTAGTGGGGCggccccagggcaggtggtgCTGTGTTGCTCTGcctgtggggctggctgggacTCTCCCTGAGGTGGGCAGAGTCTGTTCCACCAGCCTAGTCCTCCTCCCCTTCAGCTACCTGGAGATGGTGGGCAGCCAAGGGGAGGAAGCGTCACTGGAATCCACCTCCCCAGCACCAGAGGCTGTGACCTTTGCAGATTTGAGCAGGGTCTGGAAGCATAATCCAGAAGTAGGAGGGCTCAGTCCCTTTTTACGATACAAGTAAGGATattgttggctttcttggccacaggcTGGCTTACATTCAGCTGGCTGACATCgacacctccaagtccttttccaccagacagctttccagccactgttCCCCAAGCCTGTgtcattgcatggggttgttgtgacccaataGGTGCAGTTCAGGGCAGGTGCCAACTTCTTCTCATATTTGAGTTTCAAACACAGCTCAAAGCTGCCTTCAGCTTAAAAAGCCTTGAGAGCAAGTCAAAGGCACTGTGCACATACACCTGCTTTCTAGATCTAGACGTAAACAAATTAACAGTCACTAAATGCATTCTCTcttcagctgtgctctgtggcACAGGGTTGCAAACACAAAGCTGAAGTCAGAACTCTCTTATCAGCATCTTCTATCTTATTAGAAACTTACAGGTAATATTTTTTGACATATcttcttttggaaaaaaaacaaaacaacaaacaactaaAAAAGAGCTTTTATAAAGGAAAGAGTCCActttcaaagcaaaaaaaaaaaacaacaaaaaacaaaaacaaacccaaagaatGTGTGATACTATGGAGACTGAGTCACTGAATGCTTAGAGCTGCTGTAATCCTTTAAATGACCCCCACCTGTTCTGAAAGATTTGCCTCATCCAGCTCTACTTGCCTTGAAAGATTTAGCGAACTTCACTGTTAGTTTTGCAAAATAATGAAGAAAACATAGCTGAAAGCACTGGGTAGGACCTTCTTCCTCCACCTAGGATGCAGCCTTCTCTAGAGTGCTGAACTCCTTTTTTCGtatccctctgctccagctaaATGTTAAATGCCTTCACCTGAGTGTGGGGTGGGGAGAACCCCTCCAGGTGCAGCTTTTTAGTGCAAGAGCagtcttcctcccccccctcctttgtTTTCTCTCAACTACCGGAGCCTGGAGTAGGGGTTTGCTGAAGGAAGGAGGTTGCTTGGAGGTGGGGGAATTGTTGGGTGTCTCTGCTTTGTCCTGAGTGGGGAGCCCAGCCATAGCTGGACACGGTGTGGGGAGGAGGTGAAGGATATCCAGCACCTTCATCCCCCCACAGAGCCAGAACCTGGAGTTTTCCACACTGTTCCCAGCCATGGCTCAGGTAAGCATTGCCTCCGGAAAGTGGTGGTTGGGGTGGAGGGGACGTGGACACACGTTATGATCTTCCCCACACGTACTTCCTCCCAGGGGATACCTGTGGGGGATTCCACTCTGGCTTCTCTGCTTTGGAACCACAGGGTAACTTTAAGATTTTCCTTAAAGCAtgaggaaagaaataaaagggttttttttgagagaaAGAGCAAATGGTTATCAGCTTTTGGGCAGAAAAAGTGAGATATtcaatttcttttctctctctttttaaaggaagaaaatagtGGAAAATGGAATAGAGAGGTGAATGGCAACGTGGAAGCCAGAACAGAGGATTATGTAAATACGTTTTAAGTACATCTTTATCTTGCAAGTGATTATGTGTGAAGATACAGTCTTAAATGAGTATGGTTTAACTTGGATTTTTTCAGTAATTTAATGTAACTTGAGAAATGTAGCAGAGCCCTTAATCTTTTTCTAAGTGGGAAGAAATGATTGTAATAGTTGTGAGACAGGTAAGAGTTGCAAGCAGTGTACTAAAGAGTTTCCTTGATCAGTGTCCTTTAATATTATGCAGCTTCAAGGATCTCATCTCCTTTGGAGGCTAAGGCTGATATTTCACCTTCAGATGTAATAGTGAAGTGGAAGTAAAGATACAAAGAATGttaaagcaaataaacaaaaagctTTCAACATTAACAGCATTGCAAGTGTTTTCTCATCAGCAGTACAACAACCATTTAAGTGCTTGCTTCTTTTACTTGCTGGTTGTTCActtctcctccctctgcagctcgaATCGCTTCTTACTGAGGCTTTTAAGGGGAAAGGATTTCAGAAAATAAGTGAATTGGTTCAAGAGAGGGAAATAGAGCCTCTCCAAAAATACAGTGAATCTCTCCTTGGCCAGCTTGACAAAACACTGAGAAAGGTGAGTAGCAGTTTAGTTAATTTTAGTGGTTATTTACTCTTAATGCTCGTCTCTTTGGGTATCAGAGT includes:
- the GCM2 gene encoding chorion-specific transcription factor GCMb encodes the protein MKLTWDINDPKLPQEPKHFDTFQEWPDGYVRFIYSSEEKNAQRHLSGWAMRNTNNHNCQILKKSCLGVVVCARSCSLPSGARLQLRPAICDKARQKQQKKACPNCNSALELIPCRGHSGYPVTNFWRLDGKAIFFQAKGVHDHPRPESKLEAEARRSAIKKQMSSFHHAQKKRPLNLEAGRYHDGSGYTNNLQSLSCMDGPERAGNITDSSFPIPAQSYPSLQNTDLYKAPYDSASFQEDQLMPYPKCPNPRIYMPKPCSYEFGVPTFIGSSPYSTFYKDFASSPVDADPLTLNGSHYNAVTTHDKSFDNHSRHYGLKPAWGKSGTGDRSDYGQMQTTTSHPYYSGDYACRYGASPSPIAPPLQTVITTTTKVSYQAYKPSTLKYSDDLCDMKNLQSYTHVAENISGAVYSGMKIHEDFGMIKSALLYQHDPVSTKSKPSETVETYRYGPLPLGNSYAEHEGQTLRFESAEY